A genomic stretch from Campylobacter lari subsp. concheus includes:
- a CDS encoding flagellin A, with product MGFRINTNIGAMNAHANSTITARELDKSLSRLSSGLRINSAADDASGMAIADSLRSQAATLGQAINNGNDAIGILQTADKAMDEQLKILDTIKVKATQAAQDGQSTKTRNMLQADINRLMEELDNIANTTAFNGKQLLSGNFVNQEFQLGSQSNQTVKASIGPTQSSKIGVTRFETGSQAKESGVAQLTIKNYNGVDDFKFQPVVISTSVGTGLGALAEEINRVADITGVRANFLVETTGVGPMKAGTTSDDFKINGVTIGKIEYQDSDQNGALVAAINSVKDSTGVEASRDENGRLVLTSRDGRGIEITGDMGPGSGIRKQDYTNYGRLSLVKNDGKDILISGSGLSAIGMGTTDMISQASVSLRESKGRIDTNVADAMGFNAYKGGGKMIVTHGTVSAWMSEQGGMSDGSGFSIGSGKNYSAIYENNLAFVTAFSAAFGVSAKGDGTSQFANFALTASIAAKDQTPGVTTLKGAMAVMDIVETATANLDAIRADIGAVQNQITATLNNISVTQVNIKSAESTIRDVDFAAESANFSKYNILAQSGSYAMSQANAVQQNVLKLLQ from the coding sequence ATGGGTTTTAGAATAAACACCAACATAGGTGCAATGAATGCACATGCAAATTCAACTATCACAGCAAGAGAGTTAGATAAATCTTTATCAAGACTTAGCTCAGGTCTTAGAATCAACTCTGCAGCTGATGATGCTTCAGGTATGGCTATAGCTGATAGTTTAAGATCACAAGCTGCTACTTTAGGTCAAGCTATTAATAATGGTAATGATGCTATAGGTATTTTACAAACAGCAGATAAGGCTATGGATGAGCAGCTTAAAATCTTAGATACTATCAAAGTAAAAGCTACTCAAGCAGCACAAGATGGTCAAAGCACTAAAACAAGAAACATGCTTCAAGCTGATATTAACCGTTTGATGGAAGAGCTTGATAATATAGCCAATACCACAGCATTTAACGGCAAACAACTTCTAAGTGGAAATTTTGTTAATCAAGAATTTCAACTAGGCTCACAATCAAACCAAACAGTAAAAGCTTCTATAGGTCCAACTCAAAGTTCTAAAATCGGTGTAACAAGATTTGAAACAGGTTCTCAGGCTAAAGAAAGTGGCGTAGCACAACTTACTATTAAAAATTACAATGGTGTAGATGATTTTAAATTCCAACCTGTAGTTATTTCTACTTCAGTAGGAACAGGTCTTGGTGCTTTAGCTGAAGAGATTAACAGAGTAGCTGATATAACAGGAGTAAGAGCAAATTTCTTAGTGGAAACCACTGGTGTTGGTCCTATGAAAGCAGGAACTACAAGTGATGATTTTAAAATAAATGGTGTGACTATAGGTAAGATAGAATATCAAGATAGTGATCAAAATGGAGCCTTGGTAGCAGCTATTAATTCAGTAAAAGATAGCACAGGTGTAGAAGCTTCAAGAGATGAAAACGGAAGACTTGTTTTAACTTCAAGAGATGGTAGAGGTATAGAGATTACTGGTGATATGGGTCCTGGATCTGGTATTAGAAAACAAGATTATACAAATTATGGTCGTTTATCTTTAGTAAAGAACGATGGTAAAGATATTTTAATCTCAGGATCTGGACTTAGTGCTATAGGTATGGGGACTACTGATATGATTTCTCAAGCTTCTGTGTCTTTAAGAGAGTCAAAAGGAAGAATCGATACCAATGTTGCTGATGCTATGGGTTTTAATGCCTATAAAGGTGGTGGTAAAATGATAGTTACCCATGGAACTGTTTCTGCTTGGATGAGTGAGCAAGGTGGAATGAGTGATGGCTCTGGTTTTTCTATAGGTAGCGGTAAAAATTATTCTGCTATTTATGAAAACAATCTTGCTTTTGTAACAGCTTTTTCAGCTGCTTTTGGTGTAAGTGCTAAAGGGGATGGAACTTCCCAATTTGCTAATTTTGCTTTGACTGCTAGTATAGCAGCTAAAGATCAAACTCCAGGTGTTACCACACTTAAGGGTGCTATGGCTGTGATGGATATAGTAGAAACTGCTACAGCAAATTTAGATGCTATCAGAGCTGACATTGGTGCAGTACAAAATCAAATCACAGCTACACTTAATAATATCAGTGTAACTCAAGTAAATATCAAATCAGCTGAATCAACCATCAGGGATGTAGACTTTGCAGCAGAAAGTGCAAACTTTTCTAAGTATAATATCTTAGCTCAAAGTGGTTCTTATGCTATGAGTCAGGCTAATGCTGTGCAACAAAATGTTCTAAAACTTTTACAATAA
- a CDS encoding motility associated factor glycosyltransferase family protein: MNKELFLKNTQALFEVDQILAYELRKLNKIQRFQLRNNKIFDTQNQIYLDENHSFDFEKFQLYPVLFFYGFGDGKFFIELLKNQHLKHIVIFEEELEILYLAFHLNDFTSFLRKEKLILFFTPNVNTAQLKVLFNYPQIKYTLKIFNFQFYNEFYINFYTSNAQNVIQILLNIIKTLMLARGNDPKDALIGIKHNIINLEKIITHTPFKNLLKDKKEKATNAIIVSTGPSLTKQLALLKEYQENAVIFCADSSYAILAKEGIKPDYVFSLERVDFTSEFFNNDFGDFDKDILFIIASLTHPNTIKYLEKNNRNYMLVLRPLFFESKLGLNEYGFLGNGMSVANMAYEFAGALRFKNIILIGQDLAYSDDGKSHPKEHLYGDQGDEEVIYKKICAYGGNGEVKTQLTWYLFLKSFEKDIALARDILKIKTYNATEGGARIEGTIERPFKELCEELLKEKINKKTTLTKPKNPQKKIKQCKEKLIKQTKQCDIFVNECKKAIIEKNLEKLEKLRIKLPKMDFFSDILQARYFQNECEVLKHKVEKDQNVEVFLAQQIDFFEEIILYIEKYSETIKENLK; this comes from the coding sequence ATGAATAAAGAATTATTTCTAAAAAACACACAAGCTCTTTTTGAAGTTGATCAAATATTAGCTTATGAGTTAAGAAAATTAAACAAAATTCAAAGATTTCAACTTAGAAATAATAAAATTTTTGATACACAAAATCAAATTTATTTAGATGAAAATCATTCTTTTGATTTTGAAAAATTTCAACTATATCCTGTATTGTTTTTTTATGGCTTTGGCGATGGAAAATTTTTTATAGAACTTTTAAAAAATCAACATTTAAAACATATCGTTATTTTTGAAGAAGAATTAGAAATTTTATATTTAGCTTTTCATTTAAATGATTTTACCTCATTTCTTAGAAAAGAAAAGCTTATTTTATTTTTTACGCCCAATGTCAATACCGCTCAATTGAAAGTTTTATTTAACTATCCCCAAATCAAATATACATTAAAAATTTTTAATTTTCAATTTTATAATGAATTTTATATTAATTTCTACACATCAAATGCACAAAATGTTATACAAATTTTATTAAATATAATAAAAACTTTAATGCTAGCTCGTGGAAATGATCCAAAAGATGCTTTGATTGGGATCAAACATAATATTATTAATCTTGAAAAAATCATCACACACACACCATTTAAAAATTTATTAAAAGATAAAAAAGAAAAAGCAACAAATGCTATCATAGTTTCAACAGGACCATCTTTAACTAAACAATTAGCTCTTTTAAAAGAATACCAAGAAAATGCTGTGATTTTCTGTGCTGATAGTTCCTATGCTATTTTAGCAAAAGAAGGAATTAAACCTGATTATGTTTTTTCATTGGAAAGAGTAGATTTTACAAGTGAATTTTTTAATAATGATTTTGGTGATTTTGATAAAGATATTTTATTTATCATTGCTTCTTTAACTCACCCAAATACTATAAAATACTTAGAAAAAAATAATAGAAATTATATGTTGGTTTTGAGACCTTTATTTTTTGAGAGTAAACTTGGTTTAAATGAATATGGTTTTTTGGGAAATGGTATGAGTGTAGCCAATATGGCTTATGAATTTGCTGGAGCTTTAAGATTTAAAAATATCATTTTAATAGGACAAGATCTAGCTTATAGTGATGATGGAAAATCCCATCCAAAAGAGCATTTATATGGAGACCAAGGAGATGAGGAAGTCATTTATAAAAAAATTTGTGCTTATGGAGGAAATGGCGAAGTAAAAACTCAACTCACATGGTATTTATTTCTAAAAAGTTTTGAAAAAGATATAGCTTTAGCTAGAGATATATTAAAAATAAAAACTTACAATGCCACTGAAGGTGGAGCTAGGATAGAAGGAACTATAGAAAGACCTTTTAAAGAGCTTTGCGAAGAACTCTTAAAAGAAAAAATTAACAAAAAAACTACTTTAACAAAACCAAAAAATCCACAAAAAAAAATTAAACAATGCAAAGAAAAGCTCATCAAACAAACAAAACAATGCGATATATTCGTTAATGAATGTAAAAAAGCTATCATAGAAAAAAATTTAGAAAAACTAGAAAAACTGAGAATTAAACTCCCAAAAATGGATTTTTTTTCAGATATTTTACAAGCTAGATATTTTCAAAATGAATGTGAGGTTTTAAAACACAAGGTTGAAAAAGATCAAAATGTGGAAGTTTTTTTAGCTCAACAAATTGATTTTTTTGAAGAAATTATTTTATATATAGAAAAATATAGCGAAACCATCAAAGAAAATTTAAAATAA
- a CDS encoding motility associated factor glycosyltransferase family protein, translated as MQKHIFNKNLKALNNIKLKETLKKIKTSNFKTIQGKDPLDINFIHNGGGYTLYNNTLNELDEKLKLYNDKYLLYPVLYFYGFGNGILYKALLQNKNRQKIVVFEKELEFIYLSFHYVDFSEELKNNSLIILDTNTININIFEELCSNSPFFNFLRIYFLDLHCDYYEKYQKDIMQIHKNMQTYIKTIIYRHGNDSTDALQGIENFVYNLPDIISNYSFNELLLKRKKQANTAIIVSTGPSLIKQLPLLKQYANYASIFCADSAYPILAKYNIKPDYVLSLERVIETSEFFNNNFEKFDNNIIFILKHMVHNNTFIHLIKKQLKITSVIDFSPLAFFLKLNYFGCINMGHSVATMAYHLALNLEFKNIIFIGQDLAYADDGSSHPEEYYYGKYDTYNPQEIDYSLTTLAYNGNHHVKTNETWMLFKAEIEEAAFNAKKNFNIKTYNCTEGGARIDHTIEKPFKQICEELLTEEIKKPFAKLEKLNENKQKELMLKSFYKIHQVIKLCDSLHKECIYLSNRLNFLINDEKNFSSIIKELDRFKNKFEKINFLNELLIPLNTQFELNLARIYVLNPKTKEDVFNKNYLWIKEHLEWLELIIGHIKKLQESLEKNIINLERELENRNLQKQITKIKNTLLLISI; from the coding sequence ATGCAAAAACATATTTTTAATAAAAATCTAAAAGCTTTAAATAATATAAAATTAAAAGAAACCTTAAAAAAAATTAAAACTTCAAATTTTAAAACTATACAAGGAAAAGATCCTCTCGATATTAATTTTATCCATAATGGGGGGGGGTATACACTATATAACAACACTCTTAACGAACTAGATGAAAAATTAAAATTATATAATGACAAATATCTTTTATACCCTGTGCTTTATTTTTATGGATTTGGAAATGGAATTTTATACAAAGCTCTTTTGCAAAATAAAAACAGACAAAAGATTGTTGTTTTTGAAAAAGAATTAGAATTTATTTATTTAAGTTTTCATTATGTAGACTTTAGCGAAGAATTAAAAAACAATTCTTTGATTATTTTAGATACCAATACAATTAATATCAATATTTTTGAAGAACTTTGCTCAAATAGTCCTTTCTTTAATTTCTTAAGAATATATTTTTTAGATTTACACTGTGATTATTATGAAAAATATCAAAAAGATATTATGCAAATCCATAAGAATATGCAAACATATATAAAAACAATCATTTACAGACATGGAAACGATTCTACTGATGCTTTACAAGGTATAGAAAATTTTGTTTATAATCTTCCTGATATTATTTCAAACTATTCTTTTAATGAATTGCTTTTAAAAAGAAAAAAACAGGCAAATACCGCTATTATAGTATCTACAGGACCTTCTTTAATAAAACAGCTTCCTTTATTAAAACAATATGCTAATTACGCTAGTATATTTTGTGCAGATAGTGCTTATCCTATATTAGCAAAATATAATATAAAACCTGATTATGTATTGTCTTTAGAAAGAGTAATAGAAACTTCAGAATTTTTTAACAATAATTTTGAAAAATTTGATAATAATATAATATTTATTTTAAAACACATGGTTCATAATAATACTTTTATTCATCTAATCAAGAAACAATTAAAGATCACTAGTGTAATAGATTTTTCACCGCTAGCATTTTTTTTAAAGCTAAATTATTTTGGATGTATAAATATGGGTCATAGTGTAGCTACCATGGCATACCATTTAGCTTTAAATTTAGAATTTAAAAATATTATATTTATAGGACAAGATCTTGCTTATGCTGATGATGGTTCTTCCCATCCTGAAGAATATTACTATGGAAAATATGATACTTATAATCCTCAAGAGATTGATTATAGTTTAACAACACTAGCTTACAATGGAAACCATCATGTAAAAACAAATGAAACTTGGATGCTTTTTAAGGCAGAAATAGAAGAAGCTGCTTTTAATGCAAAAAAAAATTTCAATATAAAAACTTATAATTGCACAGAAGGTGGAGCTAGAATTGATCATACCATAGAAAAGCCATTTAAACAAATATGCGAAGAATTATTAACAGAAGAAATAAAAAAACCTTTTGCCAAACTTGAAAAATTAAATGAAAATAAACAAAAAGAATTAATGTTAAAATCATTTTATAAAATTCACCAAGTTATAAAATTATGCGATTCTTTACATAAAGAATGCATTTATTTATCAAATAGATTAAATTTTTTAATAAATGATGAAAAAAACTTTTCTTCAATAATTAAAGAATTAGACCGCTTTAAAAACAAATTCGAAAAAATTAATTTTTTAAATGAGTTGCTCATACCTTTAAATACTCAATTTGAACTCAACCTTGCTAGAATTTATGTACTCAACCCAAAAACAAAAGAAGATGTTTTTAATAAAAACTATCTTTGGATCAAAGAACACTTAGAATGGTTAGAACTTATAATAGGACATATAAAAAAATTACAAGAAAGTCTAGAAAAAAACATTATAAATTTAGAAAGAGAGTTGGAAAATAGAAATCTTCAAAAACAAATCACAAAAATAAAAAATACTTTACTATTGATATCTATATAA
- a CDS encoding motility associated factor glycosyltransferase family protein, whose protein sequence is MKTEIFKKNIKALKGSEYQALKRRLSRIKEAKDYIYVFDKDPLNCNICYKNIKNLYKDPLKELQEKIKLFNEEYLRYPVLFFYGLGNGIFYKSLLANEEHKRIIIYEKDIELIFLVFNMIDFSKELLKGRLIVVHTKEFNYTKADMLCSFLNLFLKTYTLHIHCDFYEERQKDEIRSINTLNSKVIKNIALRRGNDPIDAMQGIEQFVLNLPKMLTHPSFNELKKKRSNKSKNAILVATGPSLQKQLPLLKKYANKATIFCADSAYPILAQNGIKPDYVCMLERDDVTSKCFDNDFGDFDKDITFILVSLVYKDTIKFLEKNKRKYILVSRSLPFAYSLGLHEFGYVSGGMSVAHLNYELALLLGHENIILIGQDLAYSDNGKTHSEGFIHESYHEGDFERDHGKYETLAYGGKGYVQSSEVWILFKQIFEGLFHQQTKAKIYNATEGGARIEGTIEKPFKELCKDLLKDDIKRPFAKLNPPKRKDSQDLMLKAYKQIKTNIKANENFLKICKKLHKELNYQGKKRYTLHELNTKIDHLKEVLESNKYIFLREVLSPSLFHLESNFSKIYVSPMHNENDKQNKLVAWITAHKSWLEEISELAFVQGKALKIAIIPLQDILEKRKLI, encoded by the coding sequence ATGAAAACAGAGATTTTTAAGAAAAATATCAAAGCCTTAAAAGGAAGTGAATATCAAGCACTCAAAAGAAGATTAAGTAGAATAAAAGAAGCTAAAGATTATATTTATGTTTTTGATAAAGATCCTTTAAACTGCAACATATGTTATAAAAATATAAAAAATTTATACAAAGATCCTTTAAAAGAATTACAAGAAAAAATTAAACTATTTAACGAAGAATACCTAAGGTATCCTGTTTTGTTTTTTTACGGTTTAGGTAATGGAATTTTTTATAAAAGTTTACTTGCAAACGAAGAACATAAAAGAATTATAATCTATGAGAAAGATATAGAATTAATATTTTTAGTTTTTAATATGATAGATTTTTCCAAAGAACTTTTAAAAGGCAGATTAATTGTAGTTCATACAAAAGAGTTTAATTATACAAAAGCTGATATGTTGTGTTCTTTTTTAAATTTATTCTTAAAAACTTATACTTTACATATTCATTGTGATTTTTATGAAGAAAGACAAAAAGATGAAATTAGAAGTATAAATACCCTAAATTCTAAGGTTATTAAAAACATTGCTTTAAGAAGAGGAAATGACCCTATAGATGCTATGCAGGGTATAGAACAATTTGTATTAAACCTTCCAAAAATGCTTACCCATCCAAGCTTTAACGAGCTTAAGAAAAAAAGATCAAATAAAAGTAAAAATGCTATTTTAGTAGCTACAGGACCATCACTACAAAAACAACTTCCTTTACTTAAAAAATATGCAAATAAGGCAACTATTTTTTGCGCTGATAGTGCTTACCCCATACTAGCGCAAAATGGAATAAAACCTGATTATGTTTGTATGTTAGAAAGAGATGATGTTACTTCAAAATGTTTTGATAATGATTTTGGAGATTTTGATAAAGATATAACTTTTATTTTAGTATCTTTGGTATATAAAGATACTATAAAATTTTTAGAAAAAAATAAACGAAAGTATATTTTAGTTTCAAGATCTTTACCTTTTGCTTATTCTTTAGGACTACATGAATTTGGATATGTAAGCGGGGGTATGAGCGTAGCTCATTTAAACTATGAATTAGCTCTTTTGCTAGGACATGAAAATATCATTTTAATAGGACAAGATTTAGCTTATAGTGATAATGGTAAAACCCATAGTGAAGGATTTATCCATGAAAGTTATCATGAAGGAGATTTTGAACGCGATCATGGCAAATATGAAACCTTAGCTTATGGAGGAAAAGGCTATGTGCAAAGTTCTGAAGTTTGGATACTATTTAAACAAATTTTTGAAGGTTTATTTCATCAACAAACAAAAGCAAAAATTTATAATGCTACAGAAGGTGGAGCTAGGATAGAAGGAACTATAGAAAAGCCTTTTAAAGAGCTTTGCAAAGATCTTTTAAAAGATGATATAAAAAGACCTTTTGCAAAACTAAATCCACCAAAACGCAAAGATAGTCAAGATCTTATGCTAAAAGCTTATAAACAAATCAAAACCAATATAAAAGCCAATGAGAATTTTTTGAAAATTTGTAAAAAATTACACAAAGAGTTAAATTATCAAGGTAAAAAACGCTACACTTTACATGAATTAAACACAAAAATAGATCATTTAAAAGAGGTATTAGAAAGCAATAAATATATTTTCTTGCGAGAAGTTTTAAGTCCTTCGTTATTTCACCTTGAAAGTAATTTTTCAAAAATTTATGTTAGTCCTATGCATAATGAAAATGATAAACAAAACAAACTCGTTGCTTGGATTACAGCACATAAGTCTTGGTTGGAAGAGATTAGTGAATTAGCTTTTGTTCAAGGAAAAGCTTTAAAAATAGCCATCATACCTTTGCAAGATATCTTAGAAAAAAGAAAATTAATATAA